One region of Chrysemys picta bellii isolate R12L10 chromosome 21, ASM1138683v2, whole genome shotgun sequence genomic DNA includes:
- the PUSL1 gene encoding tRNA pseudouridine synthase-like 1 isoform X1: MANTSCTMARGHSNATIVDCCVEADFQYHLFTIIYSIVFVLGLLENVLALYFLTCKVKHTSHSYIYLINLAVADTLFVCILPFKIHYHLNQNDWIFGDMACRITGALYYINIYVSIAFFTCICMDRYVAVLHPFTYIRIKVTHYRIVVTVFWLVAASIMIPLILGGPLHNKGTENKTACFENFSLTSWTHRMMPYNVCALLFGFVIPFAVILISYPLIAKRIAHTRRSIHKKKALRTIYLILLISILCFLPYHLTHLLHFLMRVQLIQSCLFTNLIYKMRRVTLALVSFNCCLNPILYYFTSSSKPWHLGLKFRSKTKVYTICDRKFNDYPYKSKPTRPPTQQLNELPFLKQGQ; this comes from the coding sequence ATGGCAAACACTTCCTGTACCATGGCCAGGGGACACTCGAATGCAACCATAGTTGATTGTTGTGTGGAAGCAGACTTCCAGTACCATCTCTTCACTATCATCTACAGCATTGTCTTTGTACTGGGACTGCTAGAAAATGTCTTGGCTCTCTACTTTTTGACCTGCAAGGTCAAGCACACCTCGCATTCCTACATCTACCTCATCAACTTGGCTGTAGCAGATACCTTGTTTGTTTGTATATTGCCCTTTAAAATCCATTACCACCTGAACCAGAACGATTGGATCTTTGGAGACATGGCTTGTAGGATCACTGGGGCCTTGTACTACATCAACATCTACGTCAGCATTGCCTTCTTCACCTGCATTTGCATGGATCGTTACGTGGCCGTGCTGCACCCCTTCACCTACATCCGGATCAAAGTCACCCACTACAGGATAGTGGTCACCGTCTTTTGGCTCGTTGCTGCAAGCATCATGATCCCGCTTATCCTTGGGGGGCCCCTTCACAACAAGGGCACAGAGAACAAGACCGCATGCTTTGAGAACTTCTCGCTGACTAGCTGGACCCATCGCATGATGCCCTACAATGTCTGTGCCTTGCTGTTTGGCTTTGTCATCCCGTTTGCCGTCATCCTCATCAGCTACCCTCTCATCGCCAAGCGGATCGCCCACACCAGACGCAGCATTCACAAGAAGAAGGCCTTGAGGACCATCTACCTGATCCTGCTCATCTCCATCCTGTGCTTCCTTCCTTATCATCTCACTCACCTACTCCACTTCCTGATGAGGGTCCAACTCATCCAAAGTTGCCTGTTTACCAACTTAATTTACAAAATGCGCCGGGTCACTTTGGCCCTGGTCAGTTTCAACTGCTGCCTGAACCCCATCCTATACTACTTCACGTCTTCCAGCAAGCCATGGCATCTCGGCCTCAAGTTCAGATCCAAAACCAAGGTTTATACCATTTGTGACAGAAAATTCAATGACTATCCTTATAAAAGCAAGCCAACAAGACCACCAACACAGCAATTGAATGAATTGCCTTTTTTAAAACAAGGTCAGTAA